A single genomic interval of Croceibacter atlanticus HTCC2559 harbors:
- the gldD gene encoding gliding motility lipoprotein GldD codes for MRYLVVIISLLCFWSCQEEMQPKPKAFLALEYSKAEYKKVDVGCAYTFEINTMAKVKPSRVNNPCWVDIEYPELNGTLFITYQEVNGNLDTLLRDGQKLPLQHTKKADVIEGDQYLNPSHNTYGMFYEVEGNAASQAQFYVTDSINHFLTGAIYFRATPNFDSIYPAAAYLKNDIKQLMETVEWQD; via the coding sequence GTGAGGTATTTAGTCGTCATCATATCATTATTATGTTTTTGGTCCTGCCAAGAAGAAATGCAACCTAAACCTAAAGCGTTTTTGGCTTTAGAGTATTCTAAAGCAGAATATAAAAAAGTAGATGTTGGTTGCGCTTATACTTTCGAAATAAACACAATGGCCAAGGTTAAGCCATCTCGCGTAAATAATCCTTGTTGGGTAGATATAGAATATCCAGAACTTAATGGCACATTATTTATAACTTATCAAGAAGTAAATGGTAATCTTGACACTTTATTACGTGATGGCCAAAAGCTACCATTGCAGCATACCAAAAAAGCAGATGTGATTGAAGGAGACCAGTACCTTAATCCATCTCATAATACCTACGGTATGTTTTATGAGGTAGAAGGTAATGCTGCTAGCCAAGCGCAATTTTATGTTACAGATAGCATTAATCATTTTTTAACTGGCGCTATTTACTTTAGGGCAACACCTAATTTCGATTCAATTTATCCTGCTGCTGCATATCTTAAAAATGATATTAAGCAACTTATGGAAACTGTGGAGTGGCAAGACTAG
- a CDS encoding regulatory protein RecX encodes MNSKSQTSYTVKEAEQALKRYCAYRERCHKEVEEKLKKMNMIPDARDHIIYILLQENYLNEERFARSFARGKFRIKKWGKRRIISELKFRQISKRNIEFALTEIPTEEYYTTFNELAFKRLKQIKETQPQKIKKKLADYLLYRGWESSLVFEKVNEIVN; translated from the coding sequence ATGAACTCTAAATCCCAAACATCTTACACCGTAAAAGAAGCAGAGCAAGCTTTAAAGCGCTATTGTGCATATAGAGAACGATGCCACAAAGAAGTTGAAGAAAAACTTAAAAAAATGAATATGATTCCTGATGCAAGAGATCATATTATTTATATACTACTACAAGAAAACTATCTTAATGAAGAGCGCTTTGCAAGAAGTTTTGCAAGAGGAAAGTTTAGAATAAAAAAATGGGGAAAGCGTCGAATAATCTCAGAGCTTAAATTTAGGCAAATATCTAAACGAAACATAGAATTTGCATTAACAGAAATTCCTACTGAGGAATATTACACAACATTTAACGAGCTCGCTTTTAAACGCCTAAAACAAATTAAAGAAACACAACCCCAAAAAATTAAAAAGAAGCTGGCAGACTACCTCCTATACCGAGGCTGGGAGTCTAGCTTAGTATTTGAAAAAGTAAATGAGATAGTTAATTAG
- the mutY gene encoding A/G-specific adenine glycosylase, translating to MQKDLNFSKILINWYLKYKRDLPWRHTTDPYFIWLSEIMLQQTQVAQGLPYYLKFTETYPTVFHLAKASQEEVLKNWQGLGYYSRARNLHETAKYVANERDGKFPEDYKGLLRLKGVGDYTASAIASICYNEPVAVVDGNVYRVLSRYFGIETPINSTKGIKEFKAMAELLLDENQPALFNQAIMEFGARHCKPKNPFCDTCPFSDSCKALQDDNVLSLPVKLKKTTIKKRYLNYIVLLSDNENTQIKQRVGKGIWQGLYEFPCIETKKDISETEFLSLFKASDISNDINENYNVSLFNDASIVHKLSHQHLYTKFWIVRVSTLNDGIPTHQLKDYPVPVLIARFLEDFSF from the coding sequence ATGCAAAAAGACCTTAATTTTTCCAAAATACTCATTAATTGGTATTTAAAGTACAAAAGAGACTTGCCTTGGCGGCATACTACCGATCCGTATTTTATTTGGTTGAGTGAAATTATGCTCCAACAAACCCAAGTTGCACAAGGATTACCTTATTATTTAAAGTTTACAGAGACATATCCAACAGTTTTTCATTTGGCTAAAGCTTCTCAAGAAGAGGTATTGAAAAATTGGCAAGGCCTAGGCTATTATTCCCGCGCAAGAAATTTACATGAGACAGCAAAATATGTAGCAAATGAGAGAGATGGTAAATTCCCTGAAGATTATAAGGGGCTTTTAAGACTAAAAGGCGTTGGAGATTATACCGCTAGTGCTATAGCTAGTATTTGTTATAACGAACCCGTTGCTGTTGTAGATGGTAACGTTTATAGAGTGCTTTCAAGATACTTTGGTATAGAAACTCCTATTAATTCAACAAAAGGTATAAAAGAATTTAAAGCTATGGCAGAGTTGCTTCTGGATGAAAATCAACCTGCGTTATTTAACCAAGCCATTATGGAGTTTGGGGCTAGGCATTGCAAACCTAAAAATCCGTTTTGTGATACATGTCCTTTTAGTGATAGTTGTAAGGCTTTGCAAGATGATAACGTATTAAGTTTACCGGTAAAACTGAAAAAGACAACAATTAAAAAACGATATTTAAACTATATAGTTTTACTGTCTGACAATGAAAACACACAAATAAAACAACGAGTAGGCAAAGGCATTTGGCAAGGATTGTACGAGTTTCCGTGTATCGAAACTAAAAAAGACATTTCTGAAACGGAGTTCTTGTCTCTTTTTAAGGCTTCAGATATAAGTAATGATATTAATGAAAATTATAATGTTTCGCTATTTAATGATGCTTCAATAGTACACAAACTTTCACACCAGCACTTGTATACTAAGTTTTGGATTGTAAGAGTGAGTACTTTAAACGACGGTATACCTACACATCAACTTAAAGACTATCCCGTTCCTGTTTTAATAGCGCGATTTTTGGAAGATTTTTCATTTTAA
- a CDS encoding cupin-like domain-containing protein has product MSNTLHLEDIPRVKSISKEDFIEHYLKPQKPVVIERLIEDWPAFKKWDFEYIDSVAGNLKVPLYDDRPISSKLKFNEPHAEMKMKDYIKLLKKQPTNYRIFLYNLMKQVPVLQKDFKYPNMGLRWVKSVPFLFFGGENSKVFMHYDIDYANIFHFHFQGKKRCILFPQSETKYLYKVPNALVARQDIDFSKPDFTKWPALKQAEGLVCELNHGETLYMPEGYWHYMHYLTPGFSMSLRAFPKSVTNLSKAVYNLGFMRYFDNLMRKIAGERWIQYKNREAIRRTHKRNNLSTKH; this is encoded by the coding sequence ATGAGTAATACCCTTCATTTAGAAGACATACCGAGAGTAAAATCTATTTCAAAAGAAGATTTTATTGAACATTACTTAAAACCACAGAAACCTGTTGTTATAGAGCGTTTAATAGAAGATTGGCCCGCTTTTAAAAAATGGGATTTTGAATATATAGATTCTGTTGCAGGAAATTTAAAGGTGCCGTTATATGACGATAGGCCTATTTCCAGCAAGCTTAAATTTAATGAGCCTCACGCAGAAATGAAGATGAAAGATTATATTAAGCTTCTTAAAAAGCAACCAACTAATTACCGCATTTTCCTTTATAATTTAATGAAGCAAGTTCCGGTTTTGCAAAAGGATTTTAAATATCCTAATATGGGTTTAAGATGGGTTAAGAGTGTGCCTTTTTTATTTTTTGGAGGCGAAAACTCTAAGGTGTTTATGCATTACGATATAGATTATGCAAACATTTTTCATTTCCATTTTCAAGGCAAAAAGCGTTGTATTTTATTTCCGCAGTCCGAAACTAAATATCTTTATAAAGTTCCTAATGCGTTAGTTGCAAGACAGGATATAGATTTTAGCAAGCCAGACTTCACAAAATGGCCAGCTTTAAAACAGGCTGAAGGATTGGTTTGTGAATTAAATCATGGTGAAACATTGTATATGCCAGAAGGTTATTGGCATTATATGCATTATTTAACACCAGGATTCTCAATGAGCTTGAGAGCATTTCCTAAAAGTGTTACTAACCTTTCTAAAGCTGTATACAACTTAGGGTTTATGCGTTACTTTGATAACCTTATGAGAAAAATAGCTGGAGAACGTTGGATACAGTATAAAAATAGAGAAGCTATAAGACGAACGCATAAGCGTAATAACTTAAGTACAAAGCACTAA
- the bioB gene encoding biotin synthase BioB produces MTTKHNWTIEEILDIYNKPFMDLLYEAATVHREFHDPNTVQVSTLLSIKTGGCPEDCGYCPQAARYHTDIEGNDLMGVQQVKAQALRAKASGSSRVCMGAAWRNVKDGEEFEQVLEMVRTINKLEMEVCCTLGMLTENQAHRLAEAGLYAYNHNLDSSEEYYKEVISTRGFEDRLKTIDNVRKTNVTVCSGGIIGMGESTKDRAGMLVALATLNPQPESVPINALVAVDGTPLEDQEPIPIWDMVRMVATTRIVMPQTQVRLSAGRTQMSREGQAMCFFAGANSIFAGDKLLTTPNPDVNEDMEMFKALGLNPQKPFVKKSQPETVESQDSKYQALGEKPKWSRPGHKIERNEEAKGKAKAV; encoded by the coding sequence ATGACGACTAAACACAACTGGACTATAGAAGAAATTCTTGACATTTATAATAAACCCTTTATGGATTTGCTGTATGAAGCAGCAACTGTACATAGAGAATTCCATGACCCTAATACGGTACAAGTATCAACATTACTTTCAATTAAAACAGGTGGTTGCCCAGAAGACTGTGGCTATTGTCCTCAAGCAGCGCGCTATCATACAGATATAGAAGGAAATGATCTTATGGGTGTGCAGCAAGTAAAAGCACAAGCATTAAGAGCAAAAGCAAGTGGCTCTTCCAGAGTATGTATGGGAGCAGCTTGGCGTAATGTAAAAGACGGCGAAGAGTTTGAGCAAGTTTTAGAAATGGTTCGTACTATTAATAAACTTGAAATGGAAGTTTGCTGTACGTTAGGAATGCTTACCGAAAATCAGGCACACCGATTGGCAGAAGCTGGTTTATATGCCTATAACCACAATTTAGATTCCTCTGAAGAATATTACAAAGAAGTAATTTCTACTAGAGGTTTTGAAGACCGCTTAAAAACAATAGATAACGTAAGAAAAACAAATGTTACTGTGTGTAGTGGCGGTATTATTGGAATGGGTGAAAGTACTAAAGACCGTGCAGGAATGTTGGTAGCTTTAGCAACGTTAAACCCACAGCCAGAATCTGTACCTATAAATGCATTAGTAGCTGTAGATGGTACGCCATTGGAAGATCAAGAGCCAATACCTATTTGGGATATGGTGCGTATGGTGGCAACGACACGTATTGTAATGCCACAAACGCAAGTACGTTTATCTGCTGGAAGAACACAAATGAGTAGAGAGGGACAAGCAATGTGTTTCTTTGCAGGTGCCAATTCTATATTTGCAGGAGATAAGCTATTAACAACGCCTAATCCAGATGTTAATGAAGACATGGAAATGTTTAAAGCATTAGGTCTTAATCCTCAAAAGCCTTTTGTAAAGAAATCTCAGCCAGAAACTGTGGAGTCTCAAGATTCAAAGTACCAAGCATTGGGAGAAAAGCCAAAATGGTCTCGTCCTGGTCATAAAATTGAACGTAACGAAGAGGCAAAAGGTAAGGCTAAAGCAGTATAA
- a CDS encoding YqaE/Pmp3 family membrane protein — protein sequence MSLLTIILSILLPPLAVALKKGLGVDFLINLLLTALGWLPGVIHAFYVNSK from the coding sequence ATGTCTTTACTAACCATCATTTTAAGTATTTTATTACCACCATTAGCAGTAGCTTTAAAAAAAGGCCTAGGTGTCGATTTTCTAATTAACTTACTATTAACTGCTTTAGGTTGGTTACCAGGAGTAATTCACGCATTTTACGTAAACTCAAAATAA
- a CDS encoding M16 family metallopeptidase, protein MKTKLVSMLMICFVTLGVTAQIDRSKQPQPGPAPTINLGQPDSFTLKNGLRVLVVENNKLPRVTASLILDNDPHSENEKAGLGSLTGAVLGNGTKTIAKEAYLEEVDFLGANVSIGAESAFASSLSKYFPRVLELMADGALNPLITETDFEAEKTKLIEGIKSNEKSVGAVASRVSSYLAYGEKHPYGEFATEETINNITFQDVKSYYDRYFVPSKAYLVIVGDIEFRDAKKLVKDAFGDWKKSEALSKTTVKPVNAQYTQVNFIDMPNAVQSELRLENTIDLQMNDEDYFSALVANQILGGSFGSYLNMNLREANGYTYGARSSIGADPYASRFVASTSVRNEVTDSAIVEMVKELRRIRTEPVSAQDLNNTKNKYAGNFVLQLENPATIANFALNIERYNLPKDFYKNYLKNINAVTMEDVQAAANKYVMVDNMRIVVAGKGKDVVEGLENLNLNGKKTPVFYFDKEGNKVDKPVYDKEIPEGVTAQTVYNSYLEAIGGKAKVEAVNTLSMTAGATMQGTPLELEIKKSKAGKMAQSLYVMGNVMSKQAFNGTSGYAMAQGQKVPYDEEQIAKGKTDALPFPELNLGEAKLVRIEAVDGSDAYVVMPSENVEDYYDVKSGLKVKSTQTRSQGAQTMVVTTLYKDYQEKEGIMFPMTISQSFGPQSIDFKVSNIVVNPEFADSDFE, encoded by the coding sequence ATGAAAACTAAATTAGTTTCCATGCTTATGATTTGCTTTGTCACTTTAGGTGTCACAGCACAAATCGACAGAAGCAAACAACCACAACCAGGACCAGCACCAACCATTAATTTGGGACAGCCAGATAGCTTTACTTTAAAAAATGGACTTAGAGTATTGGTGGTAGAGAACAATAAACTTCCAAGAGTAACAGCAAGTTTAATTCTAGATAATGATCCGCATTCAGAAAATGAAAAGGCAGGACTAGGTAGCCTTACTGGCGCAGTATTAGGAAATGGTACTAAAACTATTGCTAAAGAAGCATATCTTGAAGAAGTAGATTTTTTAGGAGCAAATGTATCTATAGGAGCAGAAAGTGCTTTTGCTAGCTCATTATCAAAATATTTTCCTAGAGTATTAGAACTTATGGCAGATGGAGCCTTAAATCCTCTAATTACTGAAACAGATTTTGAAGCAGAAAAAACAAAGTTAATTGAAGGTATTAAGAGTAACGAAAAGTCTGTTGGTGCAGTAGCAAGTAGAGTTAGTTCTTACTTAGCATATGGCGAAAAACACCCTTATGGTGAGTTTGCTACAGAAGAAACAATTAATAACATTACGTTTCAAGATGTAAAGTCTTACTACGATCGCTACTTTGTACCATCTAAGGCATATTTAGTAATTGTTGGTGATATTGAATTTAGAGATGCTAAAAAATTGGTTAAAGATGCCTTTGGAGATTGGAAAAAATCTGAAGCGCTTTCTAAAACCACTGTAAAGCCAGTAAACGCACAATACACACAGGTAAACTTTATAGACATGCCTAATGCAGTTCAAAGTGAATTGAGATTAGAAAACACTATAGATTTACAAATGAATGATGAAGATTATTTTAGCGCTTTGGTGGCTAATCAAATCTTAGGTGGTAGCTTCGGAAGTTATTTAAATATGAACTTACGTGAGGCTAATGGTTATACGTATGGAGCGCGATCTAGCATTGGGGCAGATCCTTACGCATCTCGATTTGTAGCATCAACAAGTGTTAGAAATGAGGTGACAGACTCTGCAATTGTCGAGATGGTTAAAGAATTAAGACGTATTCGTACAGAACCAGTTTCTGCACAAGACCTTAACAATACAAAGAATAAATATGCTGGAAATTTCGTGTTGCAATTAGAAAACCCAGCAACTATTGCAAATTTTGCTTTAAACATAGAACGTTACAATCTTCCAAAAGATTTTTACAAAAACTACCTTAAGAATATTAATGCTGTAACTATGGAAGATGTTCAAGCTGCTGCAAATAAATATGTAATGGTAGATAATATGAGAATTGTTGTAGCGGGAAAAGGTAAAGATGTTGTAGAAGGTTTAGAAAACTTAAATCTTAACGGTAAGAAAACACCTGTTTTTTACTTTGACAAGGAAGGAAACAAGGTAGATAAACCTGTTTATGATAAGGAAATACCAGAAGGTGTAACAGCTCAAACTGTTTACAATAGTTATTTAGAGGCTATTGGAGGAAAAGCTAAGGTAGAAGCTGTGAATACATTATCTATGACAGCTGGAGCTACAATGCAAGGCACGCCATTAGAGCTAGAGATTAAGAAGTCTAAAGCAGGAAAAATGGCTCAATCACTTTATGTAATGGGTAATGTAATGAGCAAACAAGCATTTAATGGAACAAGTGGTTATGCTATGGCACAAGGTCAAAAGGTACCTTATGACGAAGAGCAAATAGCAAAAGGTAAAACAGATGCACTACCTTTTCCAGAACTTAATCTAGGTGAAGCAAAGTTAGTTAGGATAGAAGCAGTAGACGGTAGTGATGCTTATGTGGTAATGCCTTCAGAAAATGTTGAAGATTATTATGATGTAAAATCAGGACTAAAGGTTAAATCTACCCAAACAAGATCACAAGGTGCTCAAACAATGGTTGTAACAACACTTTATAAAGACTATCAAGAAAAAGAGGGTATTATGTTCCCTATGACTATTTCACAGTCTTTCGGACCACAGTCTATAGATTTTAAAGTATCTAATATAGTAGTGAATCCAGAGTTTGCAGACTCAGATTTCGAATAA
- a CDS encoding gliding motility-associated protein GldE codes for MDPDPSSLPLLLVSFDFSQIFSIIVLMVLLLCSALISGSEVALFSLAPTDFEPDETKRSAKEQIVINLLDRPKKLLATILVANNFINIAIVLLFASLGEYYLGNLNLETQVIGYSIDFRFIIEVVIVTFLILLFGEILPKVYANRNNVKFAFAMAYPLRVLDKVFSPISLPMRGITLGIHRRLGKQKSNISVDQLSQALELTSEEDTTKEEQKILQGIVSFGNTDTKQVMKPRMDIFALNVEQSYKEIIPEVIEKGYSRIPVFEESIDNVQGILYVKDLLPYLHRKVFDWTTLLREPYFVPENKKLDDLLNEFKDKKNHLAIVVDEYGGTSGLISLEDIIEEIVGDISDEFDDENLIFSQLDEFNYIFEGKTPLKDFYKVIKLENNSGFEDFKGEAETLAGFVLEISGGFPQKGEILSFENYTFTIEAIDNKRLKQIKFSIHPE; via the coding sequence TTGGATCCTGATCCCTCGAGTTTACCGTTATTATTAGTCTCTTTCGACTTTTCACAGATTTTTAGCATTATAGTGCTAATGGTGCTACTTTTATGTTCTGCATTAATATCTGGTTCTGAAGTAGCTTTATTTTCATTAGCACCAACAGATTTTGAGCCAGACGAAACTAAACGCTCTGCCAAAGAACAAATTGTAATAAATTTATTAGATAGACCCAAGAAGCTTTTAGCAACAATTTTAGTAGCTAATAACTTTATAAATATTGCTATTGTGTTATTATTTGCTTCATTAGGAGAATACTATCTAGGCAATTTAAATTTAGAGACTCAAGTAATTGGTTACAGTATAGATTTTAGATTTATTATTGAAGTTGTAATCGTCACCTTCCTAATATTGCTTTTTGGTGAGATTTTGCCTAAGGTTTATGCAAATAGGAACAATGTAAAATTTGCTTTTGCAATGGCTTATCCGTTAAGGGTTTTAGATAAAGTATTTTCACCTATTAGCTTACCAATGCGTGGCATTACTTTAGGAATACATAGGCGCTTAGGGAAGCAAAAATCTAACATAAGTGTAGATCAGCTATCACAAGCACTGGAGCTTACAAGTGAGGAAGATACAACGAAAGAAGAGCAAAAAATACTACAAGGCATTGTCTCTTTTGGTAATACAGATACCAAACAAGTCATGAAACCGAGAATGGATATTTTTGCCCTAAATGTAGAGCAGAGCTACAAAGAAATTATTCCTGAGGTTATTGAAAAAGGATATAGTCGTATTCCCGTTTTTGAAGAAAGTATAGATAACGTTCAAGGTATACTTTATGTGAAAGATTTATTGCCTTATTTACATAGAAAAGTATTTGATTGGACTACACTTTTAAGAGAACCCTATTTTGTTCCAGAAAACAAGAAGCTAGATGATTTGCTAAATGAGTTTAAAGACAAAAAAAATCACTTAGCAATTGTGGTAGATGAATATGGTGGTACTAGTGGTTTAATCTCGTTAGAAGATATTATTGAAGAAATAGTAGGCGATATTAGTGATGAGTTTGATGATGAAAATCTCATATTTAGTCAACTAGATGAGTTTAATTATATTTTTGAAGGAAAAACTCCATTAAAAGATTTTTATAAAGTCATTAAACTAGAAAACAATTCTGGTTTTGAAGATTTTAAAGGTGAAGCTGAAACTCTTGCTGGTTTTGTTTTGGAGATTTCTGGAGGCTTTCCTCAAAAAGGTGAAATACTAAGTTTCGAGAATTATACGTTTACAATTGAAGCAATAGATAACAAACGTTTAAAACAAATAAAATTTAGCATTCATCCAGAGTGA
- a CDS encoding Rne/Rng family ribonuclease yields the protein MNKELIIRTSSSGVDFALLKDGRLIELQQDEDDNKFAVGDIFTAKIRKTVPGLNAAFVNVGYEKDGFLHYHDLGPQVGSLLKFVKQVTTGKLKDFSLKNFPLEKDIDKNGTVNDALKSNQSILVQVVKEPISTKGPRISSELSLAGRYIVLVPFSNRISVSTKIGTKEEKERLKRLVKSIKPNNFGVIIRTVAEGKKVADIHTDLQNLMDRWTAMCKKMYRPNYPTKVLGEMNKASSILRDVFNDSFTSICVDDETLHTQIKDYVGEIAPEKESIVKYYDSSKVPIFEKFGIERQIKTSFGKTVSMSKGAYLIIEHTEAMHVIDVNSGNRSNKSKSQEGTALEVNMISATEVARQLRLRDMGGIIVVDFIDMGKAENRRKLFDHLRDEMSDDRAKHKILPPSKFGLIQITRQRTRPETNIKTREVNPSNNGGEEIEAPIIIVEKIKTDLQKAIKKGHKKMSITAHPFIAAYLTRGFPSPRANWFFDHKRWVKVLPRDAYTYLEYHFHDKDGKLMKL from the coding sequence ATGAACAAAGAGTTAATTATTAGAACGAGTTCATCTGGAGTAGATTTTGCCTTATTAAAAGACGGACGATTAATAGAACTTCAACAAGACGAAGATGATAACAAGTTTGCTGTTGGTGATATTTTCACTGCAAAAATACGCAAAACTGTACCTGGCTTAAATGCCGCCTTTGTAAATGTTGGCTATGAAAAAGATGGTTTTTTACACTATCATGACCTTGGCCCACAAGTAGGTTCATTATTAAAATTCGTTAAACAAGTAACAACAGGAAAGCTTAAAGACTTCTCTTTAAAAAACTTTCCTTTGGAAAAAGATATAGATAAAAATGGCACCGTTAACGATGCGTTAAAATCTAATCAATCCATTTTAGTACAAGTTGTAAAAGAACCTATCTCAACTAAAGGCCCAAGAATTAGCAGCGAGCTCTCGCTTGCCGGACGCTATATTGTCTTGGTTCCTTTTTCAAATAGAATTTCTGTTTCTACCAAAATAGGAACTAAAGAAGAAAAAGAACGCCTTAAGAGACTTGTAAAAAGCATTAAGCCGAATAACTTCGGCGTTATAATTCGTACTGTTGCAGAAGGCAAAAAAGTAGCCGACATCCATACAGATCTTCAAAATTTGATGGATCGCTGGACGGCTATGTGCAAAAAAATGTATAGGCCAAACTATCCTACAAAAGTATTAGGCGAAATGAATAAAGCGTCATCCATCCTAAGAGATGTTTTTAATGACAGCTTTACGTCTATATGCGTAGATGATGAGACCTTACATACTCAGATAAAAGATTACGTTGGCGAAATAGCGCCAGAAAAAGAGTCTATCGTTAAGTATTACGATAGCAGCAAAGTGCCAATTTTTGAAAAATTTGGTATCGAGCGACAAATTAAAACGTCCTTTGGCAAAACAGTTTCTATGAGTAAAGGTGCTTACCTCATTATAGAACATACTGAAGCCATGCACGTTATCGACGTAAATAGTGGTAACAGAAGCAATAAGAGCAAAAGCCAAGAAGGCACAGCACTTGAGGTAAATATGATTAGCGCAACAGAGGTTGCAAGACAATTACGCCTTAGAGATATGGGAGGCATTATTGTTGTCGACTTTATTGATATGGGAAAAGCTGAAAACAGACGTAAGCTTTTTGACCATTTAAGAGATGAAATGAGTGACGACCGCGCAAAACATAAAATACTACCTCCAAGTAAATTTGGACTCATACAAATAACGCGACAGCGTACAAGACCAGAAACCAACATTAAAACACGCGAGGTAAACCCTAGCAACAACGGAGGCGAAGAAATTGAAGCTCCTATAATTATTGTTGAGAAAATTAAAACGGACTTGCAAAAAGCAATTAAAAAAGGGCATAAAAAAATGAGTATTACTGCTCATCCATTTATTGCCGCTTATTTAACTAGAGGATTTCCTTCTCCACGCGCCAATTGGTTTTTTGACCATAAGCGTTGGGTAAAAGTTTTACCAAGAGATGCTTACACATATCTTGAATATCACTTTCATGATAAAGATGGAAAACTCATGAAGTTATAA
- a CDS encoding single-stranded DNA-binding protein has product MAGTLNKVMLIGHTGDEVKMHYFEGGGSIGRFPLATNEEYTNRTTGERVSNTEWHNIVVRNKGAEVCEKYLKKGDKVYIEGRIKTRKWQDDKGMDRYSTEIQCTDFTFLTPKDQQGGPVQQPSQSQNQSNNTQQQSQPAQQASQPQVSQSSSVDEDDDLPF; this is encoded by the coding sequence ATGGCTGGTACGTTGAATAAGGTGATGCTAATAGGGCATACAGGAGATGAAGTTAAGATGCACTACTTTGAAGGTGGCGGCAGCATTGGCCGTTTCCCTTTAGCAACCAATGAGGAGTATACCAACCGTACTACTGGTGAGCGCGTTTCTAATACAGAGTGGCATAACATTGTAGTGAGAAATAAAGGCGCAGAGGTTTGTGAGAAATACCTTAAAAAAGGAGATAAGGTATATATTGAAGGTCGTATTAAGACTAGAAAGTGGCAAGATGATAAGGGAATGGATAGGTACTCTACAGAAATACAATGTACAGACTTTACGTTCTTAACACCAAAAGACCAACAAGGTGGTCCAGTACAACAACCATCACAAAGTCAAAACCAATCTAATAACACTCAGCAACAATCACAGCCAGCTCAGCAAGCAAGTCAACCTCAAGTTAGCCAATCTTCTTCTGTAGATGAAGACGATGATTTGCCATTTTAA
- a CDS encoding HU family DNA-binding protein, which yields MLIHIMTKADIVAKIADRIGMEKNEVQATVETFMEEVKTSLEGGENVYLRGFGSFIIKERAEKTGRNISKNTTIKIPAHNIPAFKPAKVFMEGVKENVSVKK from the coding sequence ATATTAATACATATTATGACAAAAGCAGATATCGTAGCTAAGATTGCAGATCGCATTGGAATGGAAAAAAACGAAGTTCAAGCTACAGTTGAAACCTTTATGGAGGAAGTGAAGACATCTTTAGAAGGTGGTGAGAATGTTTATTTAAGAGGTTTCGGAAGCTTCATCATTAAAGAACGTGCTGAAAAAACTGGAAGAAACATTTCTAAGAATACAACTATTAAAATTCCTGCACATAACATCCCTGCTTTTAAGCCAGCTAAAGTATTTATGGAAGGCGTAAAAGAAAATGTTTCTGTAAAGAAATAA